Proteins encoded within one genomic window of Calonectris borealis chromosome 1, bCalBor7.hap1.2, whole genome shotgun sequence:
- the TEX30 gene encoding testis-expressed protein 30 isoform X1, with protein MVRRAVIRVTSRVGAGSEMSGQAEVKVKIPFGNKYLDAIFSVPEKKSTYGVILTHGAGGDMNFPHLVSLAAYLASHGVLCLRFTCKGLNIAYRTKAFKTVVEYLKLSDDYKLSGVFLAGRSMGSRAAASVIRHLSQEEDDDFIQGLVCLSYPLHRPKLQSKLRDEDLLFIRCPVLFVSGSADEMCEKQLLEGVVSKMKAPKKIHWIDKANHGMAVKGRTTDDVMEEINAQVVSWLGENIQLEHT; from the exons gTTAAAGTGAAAATACCTTTTGGAAACAAATATCTTGATGCTATCTTTTCTGTCCCAGAGAAGAAATCAACATATGGAGTGATTCTTACCCATGGAGCTGGAGGAGATATGAATTTCCCTCACCTAGTGTCTTTGGCAGCCTATCTTGCATCCCATGGAGTTCTGTGCCTGCGGTTTACTTGTAAAGGCCTTAACATTGCTTATAGGACTAAGGCCTTCAAAACAGTTGTG gaataCTTAAAGCTTTCTGACGATTATAAACTTTCGGGTGTCTTCCTTGCAG GCCGTTCCATGGGCTCACGAGCTGCTGCCTCTGTGATACGTCATCTTAGCCAGGAGGAGGATGATGACTTCATTCAAGGTCTAGTATGTTTATCTTACCCATTGCATCGACCAAAACTTCAGTCCAAGCTCCGGGATGAAGATTTGTTATTTATCAGGTGTCCGGTGCTGTTTGTCTCAGGATCAGCAGATGAGATGTGTGAAAAA caatTGCTAGAAGGTGTGGtaagcaaaatgaaagccccTAAAAAGATCCATTGGATTGATAAAGCAAACCATGGGATGGCAGTCAAAGGACGAACAACAGACGACGTcatggaagaaataaatgcaCAAGTTGTTTCGTGGCTTGGAGAGAATATTCAACTGGAGCACACATGA
- the TEX30 gene encoding testis-expressed protein 30 isoform X2, whose amino-acid sequence MNFPHLVSLAAYLASHGVLCLRFTCKGLNIAYRTKAFKTVVEYLKLSDDYKLSGVFLAGRSMGSRAAASVIRHLSQEEDDDFIQGLVCLSYPLHRPKLQSKLRDEDLLFIRCPVLFVSGSADEMCEKQLLEGVVSKMKAPKKIHWIDKANHGMAVKGRTTDDVMEEINAQVVSWLGENIQLEHT is encoded by the exons ATGAATTTCCCTCACCTAGTGTCTTTGGCAGCCTATCTTGCATCCCATGGAGTTCTGTGCCTGCGGTTTACTTGTAAAGGCCTTAACATTGCTTATAGGACTAAGGCCTTCAAAACAGTTGTG gaataCTTAAAGCTTTCTGACGATTATAAACTTTCGGGTGTCTTCCTTGCAG GCCGTTCCATGGGCTCACGAGCTGCTGCCTCTGTGATACGTCATCTTAGCCAGGAGGAGGATGATGACTTCATTCAAGGTCTAGTATGTTTATCTTACCCATTGCATCGACCAAAACTTCAGTCCAAGCTCCGGGATGAAGATTTGTTATTTATCAGGTGTCCGGTGCTGTTTGTCTCAGGATCAGCAGATGAGATGTGTGAAAAA caatTGCTAGAAGGTGTGGtaagcaaaatgaaagccccTAAAAAGATCCATTGGATTGATAAAGCAAACCATGGGATGGCAGTCAAAGGACGAACAACAGACGACGTcatggaagaaataaatgcaCAAGTTGTTTCGTGGCTTGGAGAGAATATTCAACTGGAGCACACATGA